Sequence from the Maribellus comscasis genome:
CATTCTCCCGGAGCCGAAAGTCAATGCATCTCGGAACAAGGGAAACAATATGCTGTAATTTTCACAGGCGATGAACTGGAAGAAGTAAAATTAAACCTTCCGAAAGGAAATTATAATTACCAGCTTATTTCTCCGCTAAATGGAAAAACACTAAAAAAAGGATTTTTCAAACAAGATAAAAACGAAAAAAAGGAATTATCAATTCCACCTTTTAAAGAAATGATTGCTCTGCGTATTGTTGCTAATTGATAAAAAAAGCCCGGAAATACCGGGCCTTTATTATTGTTTTTTGCTTTGCTTTTCTATAATTCGATCAAAACAGGATCGCCTAGCCCAACATTTTTTAAAGCGTCAAGTTGAGTTTTAGCGTCTCCAACAACTACATAGTACATGTGTTCGGGTTGTATAAGTTTTTGCGCCAATTGTTGATGTCCTTCAACCGTCAGCGAGTTGATAAATTCTTCTTCCTGCTTTACATAGTCAAAAGGAAGATTGTAACTACTTATTTCTGTTAACATGTTATGAAGTGCTCCCAATGTTTCAAAACCACGAACATTGGATTTTATGAGCGCACTTTTTGTAAACTGGAGGTCTTCAGCCGGAATTCCATTTCTGTATTTTTCTATTTCCTCTTTAAAAATCCGGACAGACTCTTCAGTGGCTGATGAACGTACACTTGCAGCAGCAACAAAATAGCCGTAATTTTTACCTCCCTGAAAATATGTGCGTGCACCATAAGTGAACCCTTTTTCCTCACGCAGGATCATATTCACAATTCCGTTAAAACTTCCTCCCAATTTATAGTTCATTACCGTTGCAGGCTGATAATCGGCAGAAGTATGTGTAATTGAAGGGTGTCCGATGTTAATTACAGACTGTTTTGCACCCGGAACATCAACAAAATAAATCTTCGACTTTCCTGGGAGTTCGGGTTGTTCAAGTTTTGGAATTTCAACATCAAAAGGCTCCCAGTTTGCTGAAAGACTCTGCAAGCCTTCAGTTACACGGTCCTGACTAATTTTACCAACCACATGCATACGTGCAACCGATGGTGAAAATGTACGCTTATAAAATTCTTTTAAATCCTCCATAGTAATCGACTCTAATGTTTCGGCGGTTCCTCCTGACGGAACGGAAAGAATATTATCCTCACCAAAAACAAGCTTGTTAAAAGTAACATAGGAAAGGTAATCGGGATTGGCTTCGTTTCTTTTTACATTGTTAACCATTCTTGATTTTACAAGTTCAAATTGTTCTTCGTCCCATCGCGGTTCCAACAAAATTTCTTCTACCAGCTCAAGTGTTTTTTCAAAATTCCGGGTTAAGCTGTTTACATACACCTGCATTCCTTCATTTCCGGAGTATACACCTATTCTGGCTCCAAGCAAATCTATTTCCTCTTCCAATTCTTCCGGTGTTTTGTTTGCTGTTCCTTCCATCAGCATGCTGGCCAGAAAACTGGCAACCCCGGCCTTTTCTTTTGGTTCCATCATATGCCCGCCATCCATTGATATAGAATACTGAACAAGAGGCAATTCATTATACTCAATCCCGTATATTTTTATTCCATTAGCAACTTCATCAGTCCAAACATCCGGAATTTTTAGCTCAGGTTGCGGACCTTTTTCCGGTTCAACAGTTCGATCGAGGTTGGTAACTGTTTTTTTGATTTCTTCCTCTTCCGTAATTGCAGACTGATCCACTTCTGTAGCCTCCAGAATATTTTCTTCAACAATGCCTGCATCTACCGAGTTTGCAGCCACCAACTCAACCTGTCCTTTTGGGACAAAGCTCGTTGAAACAAACGGTTTGTCTTTTATATATTTTTCATAGACACTTAAAATATCGCCGATTGTTACGGCCTTAATATTTGCAATGTCTTGTTCAATAAAGCCGGGAGAACCGGCATATTCATTATAACTGGCCAACTGAAATGACTTCATTAATACCGAACTAATATTATTATAAAAACGTGTTTCCAAACCGGCTTTTTGTTTTTCCAAATCGCGTTCGGTAATTCCTTCTTCTTCAAAGAGTTTAAATGCTTCAAAAACAGCATCTTCAACGTCTGCCAAACTGGTATTTACATTGGCATTTATTGAAACCGTAAATTGCCCGGCCAATTCGCGCGAACCGTTATAAACGCCTGCTCGCGGAGCTAGTTTTTTTTCTTTTACGACTACTCTGTAAAAAGGTGATTTTTTGTCGCCAGCCAATATTTGCCCAAGAAATTGAAGAGCGTATGACTCTTTACTATATTCTTCAACAGTTGGCCAAACCATCGTCAACTGTGGAGTTTTTGCAAAATTATCTTCGTGATATAACTTTTTTGTTTCATTTAAAGTTACCGGCATCGGTTCCAGGTCTGCGACTTTCTCGCCTGCGGGAATCTCACCAAAATATTTTTCAATAAGTGGTTTTACATCTTCGACTTCAAAATCACCTGCCAGAGCGAGTGTTGTGTTGTTTGGCACATAATATTTTGAATGAAATTCTTTTACATCTTCAACCGTCGCATTAAATAAATCTTCCATTTCTCCAATTACTGTCCAATTGTACGGGTGTGCTTCAGGATACAGGTTTTTACCAATTAACAAACTATTAAATCCGTATGGACGGTTGTCATAAGATTGTCTTTTTTCGTTTTGAACCACGTTCTGTTGGTTTGCAAAGGCCGATTTTGTGACTGTATTCTCGAGGTAACCCATTCGGTCCGACTCCAGCCAAAGGGCCATTTCAAGTGCATTTTTGGGAACAACCTCATAGTAGATTGTACCATCGTAATTTGTACCTCCATTTAGCGTTCCTCCGGCTTCCTGAATCTTTTTAAAAAACTCATCCTGACCTACATTCTCCGATTGTTGAAACATCATATGCTCAAACAAATGCGCAAATCCTGTTTTACCAGGAACTTCGCGATTGGAACCCACATGGTACTGAATGGCAACGGCAACGATAGGATCTGATTTGTCCTGATGCAGAACGACATTGAGCCCATTTGCAAGCTCATATTGTTCATAAGAGATCCTTAGCTTTTCGTCTGAATTGTTGGTTGTTGTACAAGAAAACAGACCAATAAAAAAAGAAATTGTAATAAGAATACTGATTTTTTTCATAACTGGTGATAAGTTGATTAATGTAACGAAGTTAACAAAATTAACACCAACATAACGTTGAATCGTTGTATATATTTCTTTGCTTTCAATAATCTCTATCCGTAATAATAATTATTGATTGGTAGCTAAAAAACCAAATGTTTTATCTATTGTTTCATTAATTAAAGAAATGAAAAATTTAGTTCAAAAATATAAAGTACAGATTGGCTTTGCGTTGGCAGGTGCAATTGGTGGCTTTTTGTACTGGAGATTTGTCGGATGCTTAAGCGGTACTTGCCCGATTCGTTCGGTGTGGTACTGGAGTACGATGTGGGGAACGGCAGTTGGATATCTGGCCGGAGATTTTATCAATGACATTTTGGTCAGAAGAAAGAATAAGAAGGAGGAAAACAGTGAACGGAAAGTTTCAGAGCATAATTAATTCAAAACGGCCGGTTTTGGTTGATTTTTATGCCGATTGGTGCGGACCATGCAAGCAGGTTCCGCAAATCTTGAAAGAGGTAAAAGAAGATTTAAAAGACAAAGTGCGAATAATAAAAGTTAATGTGGATCGTAATCCTTTTATCGCTTCAAAATACCAAATAAGAAGTATACCTACATTGATCATCTTTCAGAACGGAGTACCGCAATGGACCGGAGTAGGAGTGAGGCATGCCAGTGAATTAAAGGAAATAATCAAAGACATTTGCGAATAGTTTAATTGAAATAGAAACCTCTGAATAAAAAGTATTTTAATCGTTTGTTGAAAGTTAAAAAATGAAAATAGCCGGAATAACCGGCTATTTTTTTCCGGGATAACAATATCTGAACCTGCGCCCCCTGACGAGTGGGCTACCAGCCGGTGCACATAGAACAAACTCATTTTTCAATATCAGAGTATTTTTATAGCACATTTGAATTTATATATTTGTAATACTTTAACTAGCAGAAACTTTGAAAGATCCTAGAACAGACAAAGAATTACTCCGGAATATCAAAAATGGAGATCAAGTCGCTTTTTACAATATCTATGAGCGATATTGCAAAAAACTATATGGTTTTGTGTTAAGTTACATAAAAATAGAGGCAGACGCAGAAGAAATCGTTCAGGAAGTTTTTGTGAAAATCTGGGAAAACAGAAATAAATTGGTTGCTTATTCTTCGTTTGATTCATTTCTGTTTACTATTGCATATAACGCTACAATATCACTTTTACGAAAAAGGATTAACAGTAAAAAATTTTTGGAACACCTTCATAAATTGAATCATATTCGGAATGCCCCTGATCTAGTTGATGAATTGGAATATAAAGAACTGCACGATAAGCTTAAAGTGTTGTTAGATGAACTTACTCCGCGTCAGAGAGAGATTTTCAAATTAAGTAGAGAAGAAGGCCTTTCTCAAGATGAGATTGCAAAAAAGCTGGATATCTCACTTAATACAGTCAAAAAACACATGGTAAATACTTTAGCTATTTTAAGAGCTAATTTTAAGGATAACTCGCTTAAATGCGTGTTTTTTGTCTTTTTCTTTATTTTATAAAAAAAATCAAATTTTATATACTCCCTTAAAACAGCTTAAACGTCTACATATAAAGATACACTTAATACCAGTTATTTATAGTTGGTAAATTAGTTTAACGGCCCAATACCGAAGAGATAATTAAAACGAATGGAAAAAGAAGTACTCATAAAATTTTTAAACAATAGCTGCACAGAAGCAGAATTGAACGAAGTGCTGAGTTGGGCAAAAACCAAGGCTCTGACCGAAGAAGGACAGAAGCTTGGGTATGAAGATTGGAAAAATTATTTTGAAGAAGATAATCTTGAAGAAGACAAAAAATTTATAAGCCTTTTTGAGAAAATTCAGGAAAAAATTAATCGTCATAATGCTATCGGAAAACCGGGCGTTTTTTTTCTTTTACCCTTATATTCAAAGTGGTTTATGCGTGTTGCGGCAATTTTGTTTCTTCCGGTGCTTGCTTTATTATTCTATACAATATCAGAAAATAAGACGATTAGCAGCCAGTACAAATTGGCAGCGGTAGATTCTCTTGAGGTTATTGCTCCAATCGGCTCGCGGACTATTGTTACTCTCTCGGACGGTTCAGTTGTACATTTAAATTACGGAAGTAGAATCAAATACCCTCAACGCTTTTTAGGAGATGCCCGTGAAGTTAAATTGGAGGGAGAGGGATTTTTCGAAGTACATCATAATCCTGATAAGCCATTTGTTGTAAAGACAGGAAAAATAAATATTAAAGCAGTCGGAACTTCTTTTAACGTACATGCGTACCCGGAAGAAGATATAGTAGAAACTGTACTTGTAAATGGAAAAGTGGCGCTGGAAACAGAAAATGCCATAAAAGAATCTGAGCCGATTGGGAGTATGTTGCCGGGGCAACATATAACATTCAATACAAATACCGGTGAAATTTCCTATTCCAAAGTAGATGTGGAAAAGTACATTGCATGGAAAGATGGAAAACTGATTTTCGAAGATTCTCCCATTCAGGAAGTCGCCAGTAAACTTAGTCGTATGTTTAATGTTGATATTCAAATAGATGAAGATATTAGCGATTACTTTTATACTGTAACCATTATGAACGAACCTCTTTTTCAGATTCTTGACTTAATGACTCTGGCAACTCCAATACAGTATAAGTCTTTTGCAAGAAGTAAATTACCGGACGGTACATATTCGAAACTAAAAATTATAGTTGAGAGAAGAAACTAAAATTAATATTTAACTAAACACTAATGCCTATGATATAATTTAAGAAATGGAACCAGTACCAGGTTTTCCATAAAAAACAACAGGGAAATGCTCCAACACTTCCCTGAAGAGATTAAATCTTATCCCTGATTTACCAGATCAGGGAATTTATAAACTAATCATTACAAAAGTATGAAAAAAAGGACGAAATGGTCAGGTGACATGCTATTTTCCTGGCTCAAAAAATTATGTCGAATTATGAAACTAACAGCTTTTCTAATCATGCTTTCCATAGGTTGTGCTTTTGCCGGCAAAACCTATTCACAAAGTAATTTGCTAAATCTGAAGATGGATAGTAAGACAATCAGGGAAGTCTTGTCGGAGATTGAAGCTCAAAGCGAATATCATTTCATGTACAGTGGAAAGATGATTAATGTCAACCGAAAGGTTTCAGTTGATCTTGAAAATCAAAATATAGAAGGAGTATTACACTCTCTTTTTTCAGGAACTGATATTAACTATATTATCAAAGACAGATTTATCGTGTTATCAAATTTGGAAGAAGATGAATTCCTTTCCGGTTCGCAACAAAAAAATATTACCGGTAAGGTAAGCAGTAAGGATGGAGAACCGTTGCCGGGAGTAACAGTTGTTGTGAAAGGAACCAGCAAAGGAACTGTTACAAATGCCGATGGTAATTATTCGTTGAACAACGTTCCTGAAAATGCGACTTTGTCATTCTCTTTTGTGGGGTTGATAGCGCAGGAGATTCTGGTAGAAGGCAGAACCAATATCGATGTAATAATGGAAGAAGATGCTATTGGTATTGAAGAAGTGGTTGCGATTGGATATGGCACCCAAAAGAAGCGAGATGTTATTGGAAGTATAGCCTCAGTTAAGTCGGAGGTATTGGAACAATCGTCGGGTGTAAGTAATTTCACCTCCCTGTTGCAGGGCCAGGCAGCCGGTGCCAGCGTACAGGTTTCATCGGGTAGATTAGGAGCAGGAGTGGACGTCAAAGTTCGCGGATTAAGTTCAATTAGTGCCGGAACATCTCCATTGTGGATCGTTGACGGCGTACCAATTATTACAAGCGCAAGTACCGGGGCATCCAGCACATCAGAATTATCTCCCTTTGCCTTAATTAATCAGGCGGACATAGAGTCCATTGAAGTGTTAAAGGATGCGGCAGCTACTTCAATTTACGGTTCCCGGGGCTCCAACGGAGTAATCATTGTAACCACGAAGACCGGGCAAAAAGGAAAAATATCGGTGAATCTGGATTATAGTACTGGTTTTTCGGATTTACCCTTTCAACAAGTTGAATTGGTAAACACCAAACAGTGGTTTGAGATGAAAGATGACATGAAAAATTCCTATGGATTGGGGGATTATACCATGGCTGATTTTTACAACAATTCACCTTATTTAACCGAGGAGTTGACACGTGAGCAGGCTGAAGCCATTGACATAGACTGGTTGGAAACCGGACTAAGGCAGGGAAGCTTTCAAAACTACAATTTGTCTGTCGTTGGCGGTGGCGAAAAAACGAGTTTCTTTATGTCTGCAAACTACAGAAAAGATAAGGGTGTAGTTTTGAATGACGATTTGGAACGCTATGGTTTGCGTATTAACCTGGATGCCGAGCCCTCCAGATATTTTAAAGCCGGGGCTAAATTCAACTTCACTTTGTCAAACAGCAGTCGCGGTAAAAATGATGATAACTCCAGCAATGGTAATAAAAGCGGGGTTGCAGGTGGTTTTGCTTTTATAAATACTGAATCAACGCCATTCACTCCGGTATATAGTTTAGAAAATCCAAACGAATACTATAATCCCTATTTAGGCAATGCTGTTATGTATGCAGATCGCGATTATCTTGTTCAGGATGTGGAGATGTACCGTGGTCTGGCTAGTATTTACGGTGAGTTCGCATTTCCATTTTTAAAAGAGCTTGCTGTCAGAACGGAGTTGTCAGTTGATTTTGTCCAGGCCAACCGGAATACCTGGATATCAGAAGCCATTCGTTGGGATGGTTCACTGGGAGACGATGCAGCCAGAACATCACGAACCTTAAATTACAATGTATTCCTAAAATATGATAAAATATATGGCGACCACAGCATTAATGCTGTTGGGGGTATTGAAGCACAACGTTCTGTCGGATGGTGGCGGACGATGAGCGGACAAAATCTGGTTGGAAGCTATAAACAACTTGGTTCTCCAAGTAACATGATTAGTATGTTTTCCGGTTTGTCCGGAGAAACTTACTTATTGGCCTATTTTGGACGAGCCAACTACAAATACAGGGACAAATATCTGGCTGGAGTAAGTATCCGTAGAGATGCTTCGGCCGTTTTTACACCTGACTATCGTTGGGGTACCTTTGTTGCTTTTTCTGCCGGATGGATTCTTTCAGATGAAGGATTTATGGGAGAATTTGGCGAAAACAATTTCCTGAAGTTAAGAGGTAGTTTTGGTCAAACCGGGAACGCCAACATCCCCCTGGGGCTTGATGTTTCAAAGTACAGCACCGGATTAGTTTATGGTAATCAGGAGCTTATTGCAACCAACGGAACAGCAATATCAGGTATCGGAGTTTCAAATTTAACATGGGAAACGACAAATAACCTTGATGTTGGATTGGACTTTGGCTTTAAAAATAACCGTATAAATGGTTCCTTGGCCTACTATAATAAGTATGTCAATGATCTGCTCTTAGCAACACAACTACCATATTCTTCGGGAATCAGCTCAATTTATGGAAATATTGGAGACCTGGTGAATTCCGGAGTTGAATTCAATATATCTTCTGTCAATTTGAAAACAGACAATTTTCAATGGCAAACAAACTTCAATATCTCATTTAACCACAATGAAGTAAAGAAACTGGTTCCACGGGTTGATGAAGCCGGAACAGGAATGGTAAGTGGAAACACCATCACAAAAGTCGGATATCCGGTACGTGACTGGTATTTGTCAGATTTTGCAGGAATTGATTCTCAAACCGGATTGCCTCAGCTTTATGCGCTGGATCATGATTATTATGATGAAACAGGCGAAACGCGAAGGTTGAAAGACGAAAATGGTGAAGATGTGATTATTCTCGCCAACAATGCCAATGGCAATTCAAACAAATTTCATCATAAAAATAAAAGCGCAATTCCGACATACTACGGAGGATTTACCAACAGATTTACGTATAAAGGATTTGATTTCAGTTTCCTTATAACCTTCTCGGGAGGCAATTACATTTATGATCAATATATGCGGGATATGTATGTGGACATCGGTTACGGAGGTCAGCAAACGATCGATTTGTATGAAAACTATTGGAGGAAACCCGGAGACGAAGCCAAGTACCAGCGAATGAACTGGAGAGGAAACCTGATACTGGAAGATGGAACAACAGTTGGACTTGGTGATCCTCGTATCCCAACTACTCAATGGCTATTTAAAGGAGACTATGTGAAACTGAAATCGATTTCCCTGGGTTACACTGTTCCAAAAACTCCCACTACTGCAAAAATATTTCAGGACATGAGAGTTTATACCACGCTTGAAAACTTATATACGTTGACTGATTATCCCGGATGGGATCCTGAGGGGCGGGGATCAGGCGATTGGGATTTACCTCAGCTATTTTCAGTAACATTTGGTGTATCTGTTAAATTCTAAAAAGACTAAAATTATGAAAAAGATACTATTATTATCATTAGCATTTTTGATGCTCGTTACAGCTTGTGAGCAAGAAGATTTTTTTGAACTGAAAAGACCACCTGAAAGTCCATGGCTATCGTTATATGAATTTGAACGGGCTCCAATTGGCGGCTATTCTTTGCTTTTTCATGGAGGTTGGGGAGTTAAATTTGATTATTATAATTTATATAAAAATGCGATTGGCGACGACGCAGCCTGGTCGACTCCCGGAGATGCAGCCTGGGGATGGTATCGCGATACTGAAAATGAGAAAGATTGGTTAAGTCAAATGTTCAGGGATGCATATCGTGTTGTTGCTTCCGTAAATGATGCCCTCGCATTTGTGGAAGAGTATGATGGCAATCCTTTTCCTAAAATTACGGCAGAGGATAAGACAAAAAATCTGGACCGGATCATTGGAGAACTCTATTTTCTTAGAGGTTTTTCATATTATATGGTGATGACAACATTTGGCAATGCCTACGTTCCCGGTGGTCCCAATAATGACCAGCGTTTGCCTTTGAGGTTGGAGAGATCAAGTTCTTACGAAGAGGCATCAAGTTCCAGGCTGGGGACGACAGAAGAAATGTGGAATCAAATCCTATCCGACTTCCAACAAGCATATGACATGCTGCCTGAGCGTTTTGCTAGCGGGATGCACCCTTCATATGAAGCGGGAAGAGCAAATAAATTTGCGGCAGCGGCAATGTTAAGTCGAACCTACTTTGCTATGGGAAATTATGACGAGGCGGGTGAATTCGCGGGTTTTGTTATTGATCAGAATAATGGAGATTATGATTTGAGTGAAGATCCCATAGAAGCATTCAACAAAAGTTCATTTGCCCGTGGGAAGGAAGTTATCATGTATAGTCCGGACTGGGACGAGACCTATGGAGGAACAAACTTACATGCTTCCTGCTTTACGCACCTTTTTCAGTCAAATCCATGTAACTGGACGGCTACGCACATGGATTACACGACCCTGCAAAGAATTGGCTGGATGCCAGATCCTAAAAATGATACAACCATTACCATTGTTGCACGAAGGGATAAACGTTTCCAGCAAGTATTGGCAGTTCGTGAACCTAACAATGTGCCCGAAGATGAACGGATTGAAGGTCGGTTTTATGAACCGAGAGCGTATATGCAATGGCGTTCTATTTTGGGAAATAAATATTTCAGAGGGCCTAAGATTCAATATACTAATACCGTAATTCTCCGTCTTGCTGAGATGTATCTGACCAGATCAATTTGTTTATTCAAAGCAGGAGATAAACAGGGTGCAGCAGATGATTTGAATGTAGTGAGAAAGAGAGCCTGGGATGAAACTGTGGCTGGTGTGTCCTATGAGGCGTCAGATAGTTATGTCACATCAAACAATATAACGGAACAAATGATAGGAGACGAGCGCTTGATTGAATTGTTTATGGAAGGAGATCGAATAGACTATTTGCGGGGTTTAAAGGTAGACGTTCCTAGTTATGAGTCGGAGCGCGGAGTCCCTGAGCTTACACCATATACCGACAATAGTTTTATGTGGCCAATTCCGGTAGCAAACGAACAGGATTTGAATGGAGCATACAATTAGTGAATAACAATACTGCCCCAAGCTACTTTATTATAAAATAAAAATCCTGGGGCAAAGTTGCATTTGAACCCCAGGGTTTTTTTGAAATTATCCGGTGACCTTTAAGTTGTGTGAACCAGCAGGATTGACAGGTTTATTCTTTTTCCAACAATTGAATTATGAATAAACCGAATACAGATTAGTTTCTCGGGGCGGAAATATACCGGCAGAATCCTTCTGAAGGGAAAGTATTTAACACGGTATCCTTGTTAAGAAGAACGTGTTCCGGGAACTTTGCTTTTGTCTGTTTCAGATAAAAATACGACATAGGAAAAAGATTTAATCTGAAAAATGTAAATGAATCGATTATCGGGGAAAATCATCACATCGGTTTGGGAAAACCGAAATGAGATACGGGACTATTCATGATGTTCATTACACAGGCGTTTAATAATAATGTCATCGAAGCATTAACCGGGATATTAAATTGAATACAATCATGTACATAAGGTTGAAAAATAAGTAAAAACAGGTAAGAAATGAAATATTTACATTTAGTGCAAGCATTCATTGTTGTATTGTTGCTATGCTCGTACAGAATTGCTGAAAAAAAGAACAAAACAGCACTTGAAGATCCGATAAAACCTTATATTCAAAATCCAAAATATTGGCAGTATAAAGGAAAGCCGGTATTGTTGCTTGGAGCGTCGAATAACGACAACCTCTTTCAAAGTGAAAATTTGGAAGCTCAGCTGGATGAACTGGCATCCGTTGGAGGAAACTACATTCGAAATACAATGAGCTGCAGAGATTCGGGAGATGTATTCCCTTATACACTAAACCACAACGGCCTTTATGATTTGGATGAGTGGGGAGAAGCTTATTGGAGTAAATTT
This genomic interval carries:
- a CDS encoding M16 family metallopeptidase, which codes for MKKISILITISFFIGLFSCTTTNNSDEKLRISYEQYELANGLNVVLHQDKSDPIVAVAIQYHVGSNREVPGKTGFAHLFEHMMFQQSENVGQDEFFKKIQEAGGTLNGGTNYDGTIYYEVVPKNALEMALWLESDRMGYLENTVTKSAFANQQNVVQNEKRQSYDNRPYGFNSLLIGKNLYPEAHPYNWTVIGEMEDLFNATVEDVKEFHSKYYVPNNTTLALAGDFEVEDVKPLIEKYFGEIPAGEKVADLEPMPVTLNETKKLYHEDNFAKTPQLTMVWPTVEEYSKESYALQFLGQILAGDKKSPFYRVVVKEKKLAPRAGVYNGSRELAGQFTVSINANVNTSLADVEDAVFEAFKLFEEEGITERDLEKQKAGLETRFYNNISSVLMKSFQLASYNEYAGSPGFIEQDIANIKAVTIGDILSVYEKYIKDKPFVSTSFVPKGQVELVAANSVDAGIVEENILEATEVDQSAITEEEEIKKTVTNLDRTVEPEKGPQPELKIPDVWTDEVANGIKIYGIEYNELPLVQYSISMDGGHMMEPKEKAGVASFLASMLMEGTANKTPEELEEEIDLLGARIGVYSGNEGMQVYVNSLTRNFEKTLELVEEILLEPRWDEEQFELVKSRMVNNVKRNEANPDYLSYVTFNKLVFGEDNILSVPSGGTAETLESITMEDLKEFYKRTFSPSVARMHVVGKISQDRVTEGLQSLSANWEPFDVEIPKLEQPELPGKSKIYFVDVPGAKQSVINIGHPSITHTSADYQPATVMNYKLGGSFNGIVNMILREEKGFTYGARTYFQGGKNYGYFVAAASVRSSATEESVRIFKEEIEKYRNGIPAEDLQFTKSALIKSNVRGFETLGALHNMLTEISSYNLPFDYVKQEEEFINSLTVEGHQQLAQKLIQPEHMYYVVVGDAKTQLDALKNVGLGDPVLIEL
- a CDS encoding DUF6132 family protein, whose translation is MKNLVQKYKVQIGFALAGAIGGFLYWRFVGCLSGTCPIRSVWYWSTMWGTAVGYLAGDFINDILVRRKNKKEENSERKVSEHN
- the trxA gene encoding thioredoxin; translation: MTFWSEERIRRRKTVNGKFQSIINSKRPVLVDFYADWCGPCKQVPQILKEVKEDLKDKVRIIKVNVDRNPFIASKYQIRSIPTLIIFQNGVPQWTGVGVRHASELKEIIKDICE
- a CDS encoding RNA polymerase sigma factor → MKDPRTDKELLRNIKNGDQVAFYNIYERYCKKLYGFVLSYIKIEADAEEIVQEVFVKIWENRNKLVAYSSFDSFLFTIAYNATISLLRKRINSKKFLEHLHKLNHIRNAPDLVDELEYKELHDKLKVLLDELTPRQREIFKLSREEGLSQDEIAKKLDISLNTVKKHMVNTLAILRANFKDNSLKCVFFVFFFIL
- a CDS encoding FecR family protein, with translation MEKEVLIKFLNNSCTEAELNEVLSWAKTKALTEEGQKLGYEDWKNYFEEDNLEEDKKFISLFEKIQEKINRHNAIGKPGVFFLLPLYSKWFMRVAAILFLPVLALLFYTISENKTISSQYKLAAVDSLEVIAPIGSRTIVTLSDGSVVHLNYGSRIKYPQRFLGDAREVKLEGEGFFEVHHNPDKPFVVKTGKINIKAVGTSFNVHAYPEEDIVETVLVNGKVALETENAIKESEPIGSMLPGQHITFNTNTGEISYSKVDVEKYIAWKDGKLIFEDSPIQEVASKLSRMFNVDIQIDEDISDYFYTVTIMNEPLFQILDLMTLATPIQYKSFARSKLPDGTYSKLKIIVERRN
- a CDS encoding TonB-dependent receptor — translated: MKLTAFLIMLSIGCAFAGKTYSQSNLLNLKMDSKTIREVLSEIEAQSEYHFMYSGKMINVNRKVSVDLENQNIEGVLHSLFSGTDINYIIKDRFIVLSNLEEDEFLSGSQQKNITGKVSSKDGEPLPGVTVVVKGTSKGTVTNADGNYSLNNVPENATLSFSFVGLIAQEILVEGRTNIDVIMEEDAIGIEEVVAIGYGTQKKRDVIGSIASVKSEVLEQSSGVSNFTSLLQGQAAGASVQVSSGRLGAGVDVKVRGLSSISAGTSPLWIVDGVPIITSASTGASSTSELSPFALINQADIESIEVLKDAAATSIYGSRGSNGVIIVTTKTGQKGKISVNLDYSTGFSDLPFQQVELVNTKQWFEMKDDMKNSYGLGDYTMADFYNNSPYLTEELTREQAEAIDIDWLETGLRQGSFQNYNLSVVGGGEKTSFFMSANYRKDKGVVLNDDLERYGLRINLDAEPSRYFKAGAKFNFTLSNSSRGKNDDNSSNGNKSGVAGGFAFINTESTPFTPVYSLENPNEYYNPYLGNAVMYADRDYLVQDVEMYRGLASIYGEFAFPFLKELAVRTELSVDFVQANRNTWISEAIRWDGSLGDDAARTSRTLNYNVFLKYDKIYGDHSINAVGGIEAQRSVGWWRTMSGQNLVGSYKQLGSPSNMISMFSGLSGETYLLAYFGRANYKYRDKYLAGVSIRRDASAVFTPDYRWGTFVAFSAGWILSDEGFMGEFGENNFLKLRGSFGQTGNANIPLGLDVSKYSTGLVYGNQELIATNGTAISGIGVSNLTWETTNNLDVGLDFGFKNNRINGSLAYYNKYVNDLLLATQLPYSSGISSIYGNIGDLVNSGVEFNISSVNLKTDNFQWQTNFNISFNHNEVKKLVPRVDEAGTGMVSGNTITKVGYPVRDWYLSDFAGIDSQTGLPQLYALDHDYYDETGETRRLKDENGEDVIILANNANGNSNKFHHKNKSAIPTYYGGFTNRFTYKGFDFSFLITFSGGNYIYDQYMRDMYVDIGYGGQQTIDLYENYWRKPGDEAKYQRMNWRGNLILEDGTTVGLGDPRIPTTQWLFKGDYVKLKSISLGYTVPKTPTTAKIFQDMRVYTTLENLYTLTDYPGWDPEGRGSGDWDLPQLFSVTFGVSVKF
- a CDS encoding RagB/SusD family nutrient uptake outer membrane protein translates to MKKILLLSLAFLMLVTACEQEDFFELKRPPESPWLSLYEFERAPIGGYSLLFHGGWGVKFDYYNLYKNAIGDDAAWSTPGDAAWGWYRDTENEKDWLSQMFRDAYRVVASVNDALAFVEEYDGNPFPKITAEDKTKNLDRIIGELYFLRGFSYYMVMTTFGNAYVPGGPNNDQRLPLRLERSSSYEEASSSRLGTTEEMWNQILSDFQQAYDMLPERFASGMHPSYEAGRANKFAAAAMLSRTYFAMGNYDEAGEFAGFVIDQNNGDYDLSEDPIEAFNKSSFARGKEVIMYSPDWDETYGGTNLHASCFTHLFQSNPCNWTATHMDYTTLQRIGWMPDPKNDTTITIVARRDKRFQQVLAVREPNNVPEDERIEGRFYEPRAYMQWRSILGNKYFRGPKIQYTNTVILRLAEMYLTRSICLFKAGDKQGAADDLNVVRKRAWDETVAGVSYEASDSYVTSNNITEQMIGDERLIELFMEGDRIDYLRGLKVDVPSYESERGVPELTPYTDNSFMWPIPVANEQDLNGAYN